A window of the Haloarcula rubripromontorii genome harbors these coding sequences:
- a CDS encoding phosphoglycolate phosphatase has protein sequence MDNDTPPLIVDIDGTLTDENRAIDPHVMPVLREWPARVVIATGKAMPFPIALCEFLGIERTVVAENGGVVFVEATDELRLEGDHEAALAVGEAYRDLGHDLGFGQVDLANRWRETELVVSRDRPLEPLEELASARGLVVLDTGFAYHVTDPVVDKGTGLEAVCAELGFEPAEFLAVGDSVNDAQMFDLAGEAVAVANADETALERADRVTDASYGDGFLEAVAPYRS, from the coding sequence ATGGACAACGACACGCCGCCGCTTATTGTCGACATCGACGGAACGCTGACCGACGAGAACCGCGCAATTGACCCCCACGTCATGCCGGTCCTCCGCGAGTGGCCTGCACGCGTCGTCATCGCTACCGGCAAGGCAATGCCGTTCCCGATTGCCCTCTGTGAGTTTCTGGGTATCGAACGGACAGTCGTCGCCGAGAACGGTGGCGTCGTGTTCGTCGAAGCGACAGACGAACTCAGGCTGGAAGGCGATCACGAGGCGGCGTTAGCGGTCGGCGAGGCCTACCGCGATCTGGGCCACGACCTCGGCTTCGGGCAGGTCGATCTGGCAAACCGATGGCGCGAGACGGAACTCGTCGTGTCGCGCGACCGGCCGCTTGAACCACTGGAGGAGCTGGCTTCGGCGCGCGGGCTTGTCGTCCTCGACACCGGCTTCGCCTACCATGTGACGGACCCGGTCGTCGACAAGGGAACGGGTCTTGAAGCGGTGTGTGCGGAACTTGGCTTTGAGCCCGCCGAGTTTCTGGCGGTCGGCGACTCGGTAAACGACGCCCAGATGTTCGACCTGGCCGGCGAGGCTGTTGCCGTTGCTAATGCCGATGAGACGGCACTCGAACGGGCCGACCGGGTGACCGACGCGAGCTACGGCGACGGCTTTCTCGAAGCGGTTGCGCCCTACCGGAGCTAA
- a CDS encoding J domain-containing protein — MQYDGLTKGIAVVFGGLTVVLTAVGLVINPAVLFLALMFGVSTYFMYYHLSGKMAASLYERVERQAAQNTGNGRRGGFGAGPREEWEPPRDGRRARRSQASQGGQRRRQRRQRQRRQTAGGRQRRQRVQSSGPSPAEAYRRLGLDPDADQSTIKRAYREKVKEVHPDTDGGSEREFKQVQAAYETLTDD, encoded by the coding sequence GTGCAGTACGACGGGCTCACCAAGGGAATCGCAGTGGTGTTTGGAGGCCTGACAGTCGTTCTGACGGCGGTGGGCCTCGTAATCAATCCTGCGGTGCTCTTTCTGGCGCTCATGTTTGGGGTGTCGACGTATTTCATGTACTACCACCTCAGCGGGAAGATGGCGGCAAGCCTCTACGAACGGGTCGAGCGACAGGCAGCACAGAACACGGGGAACGGCCGTCGCGGCGGGTTCGGAGCCGGCCCACGAGAGGAGTGGGAACCGCCACGAGACGGTCGCCGAGCGCGCCGCTCACAGGCGAGCCAGGGTGGCCAGCGTCGCCGTCAACGACGCCAGCGCCAGCGGCGCCAGACAGCGGGCGGCCGGCAGCGCCGACAGCGCGTTCAGTCGTCGGGGCCGAGTCCGGCAGAGGCCTACCGACGGCTGGGCCTCGACCCGGATGCCGACCAGAGTACCATCAAGCGGGCCTACCGGGAGAAAGTCAAAGAGGTCCATCCAGACACCGACGGCGGGAGTGAACGGGAATTCAAGCAGGTGCAGGCAGCCTACGAGACGCTGACTGACGACTGA
- a CDS encoding adenosylcobalamin-dependent ribonucleoside-diphosphate reductase translates to MSNSDLSADEITLPIKRTDGDTIEERLTGNAYHNILPARYLRKDADGDLIEEPEDLFDRVAKNIALAEAVFEANKQDVDVHVSPDQLKPDHPRRDELADEVFGKGTSVDDDVETELSVYNVNKFAYETVVPELPEGVRDHVETTADAFQEQMEQLSFMPNSPTLMNAGDELQQLSACFVDSPADDIDDIHQTAKEAAQVFQSGGGMGYAFWKLRPYGDPVGSTGGIASGPITFMRTYDQMCETIAQGGARRGAQMGVMRVSHPDVIQFIHAKNKDVSLAETLRLNDPDDFTHNSFAEALEEARELIDDDGKVPKHLRNAVEGHLSNFNISVGVTDDFMQALKAGEEFTFTNPRTGEPHIVTEETKELYDMFGLGEHVEVGEELSIPAEELWDDIVEGAHENGEPGVIYLERVNKQHSFDVEEHPEHEVLATNPCGEQPLEEYEACNLGHINLSTLAATDAPDWRVWSDRHADEYDSIEGAIDAFLEEAIDWDEFDRRIELGTRFLENVVTMSDFPVEKIEQKVREMRKIGLGIMGLAQLYIQLGVAYGTEEANEIARQTMRHINHGSKATSHELAEERGVFSEWENSKYANPTAYPDWFEKQTGEDAADWEDGYPIRNHNTTTIAPTGTTSMIGNTTGGCEPIYNVAYYKNVSDDVQGDEMLVEFDDYFLRALEDNDIDVEAVKQEAQEQMANNEFDGVDGLTTVPDAIGELFVTTGDLSAKQHAGIQVACQEGVDSAISKTVNAPNDSTTEDAAEVFEYIYDHGGKGVTYYRDGTRSKQVLTTRAQNTEFSDMDAEEVVAQIEEVFGGIEGFLEDEAVQAALNDSVEEILSVADGDTDAEFAKKQTRPDVLHGVTQRIDTGYGKLYVNINEDPEADRPFELFANIGNSGGFTASFTEALAKTISTALRSGVDPEEIADELQGIRSPKVAWDKGEQIQSIPDAIGTALRRYLDGDVDKAYPDQTTLEETAEKAEDGTATQTQTDGGAAAAADTSGDQQDIIDAGESPECPDCGSLSLYYSEGCKTCESCGWSEC, encoded by the coding sequence ATGAGTAACAGCGACCTTTCCGCCGACGAGATCACGCTCCCGATCAAACGTACTGACGGTGACACTATCGAAGAGCGACTCACAGGCAACGCCTACCACAACATCCTCCCGGCTCGCTACCTCCGGAAGGATGCCGACGGTGACCTCATCGAGGAACCCGAGGACCTCTTCGACCGCGTCGCGAAGAATATCGCACTCGCCGAGGCCGTGTTCGAGGCCAACAAACAAGACGTCGACGTACACGTCTCGCCGGACCAGCTGAAGCCCGACCACCCGCGTCGCGACGAGCTCGCAGACGAGGTGTTCGGCAAGGGAACGTCCGTCGACGACGATGTCGAGACCGAACTCTCTGTCTATAACGTCAACAAGTTCGCCTACGAGACGGTCGTACCGGAACTGCCCGAGGGCGTCCGCGACCACGTCGAGACAACCGCCGACGCCTTCCAGGAGCAGATGGAACAGCTCTCCTTTATGCCGAACTCGCCGACGCTGATGAACGCCGGCGACGAACTCCAGCAGCTTTCGGCCTGCTTCGTCGACTCGCCGGCCGACGACATCGACGACATCCACCAGACCGCAAAGGAGGCCGCGCAGGTCTTCCAGTCCGGCGGTGGCATGGGCTATGCGTTCTGGAAGCTCCGCCCGTACGGCGACCCCGTCGGCTCCACCGGCGGCATCGCTTCCGGCCCCATCACGTTCATGCGGACCTACGACCAGATGTGCGAAACTATCGCACAGGGCGGGGCTCGCCGCGGCGCACAGATGGGCGTCATGCGCGTCTCTCACCCGGATGTCATCCAGTTCATCCACGCCAAGAACAAGGACGTCTCGCTGGCCGAGACGCTTCGCCTGAACGACCCGGACGACTTCACGCACAACTCCTTTGCCGAGGCGCTGGAGGAAGCACGGGAACTCATCGACGACGACGGAAAGGTGCCAAAGCACCTCCGGAACGCCGTCGAGGGCCATCTCTCGAACTTCAACATCTCCGTCGGCGTCACCGACGACTTCATGCAGGCGCTGAAAGCCGGCGAGGAGTTCACCTTCACCAACCCGCGGACCGGCGAGCCCCACATCGTCACCGAGGAGACGAAGGAACTGTACGACATGTTCGGCCTCGGCGAGCACGTCGAGGTCGGTGAGGAACTCTCGATTCCGGCCGAGGAACTCTGGGACGACATCGTCGAGGGCGCTCACGAGAACGGCGAGCCCGGCGTCATCTACCTCGAACGGGTGAACAAGCAACACTCCTTCGACGTTGAGGAACACCCCGAACACGAGGTTCTCGCCACGAACCCGTGTGGCGAACAGCCTCTCGAGGAGTACGAGGCCTGTAACCTCGGGCACATCAACCTCTCGACGCTGGCCGCCACGGACGCGCCGGACTGGCGCGTCTGGTCGGACCGGCACGCTGACGAGTACGACTCGATTGAAGGGGCTATCGACGCGTTCCTCGAAGAAGCGATCGACTGGGACGAGTTCGACCGACGCATCGAACTCGGCACCCGCTTCCTCGAAAACGTCGTTACGATGTCCGACTTCCCAGTCGAGAAGATCGAGCAGAAGGTCCGGGAGATGCGCAAGATCGGCCTCGGGATCATGGGCCTCGCGCAGCTGTACATCCAGCTCGGCGTCGCCTACGGGACCGAGGAGGCCAACGAGATCGCCCGGCAGACGATGCGACACATCAACCACGGGTCCAAGGCTACGAGTCACGAACTCGCCGAGGAACGTGGTGTCTTCTCCGAGTGGGAGAACTCCAAGTACGCGAACCCGACGGCATACCCCGACTGGTTCGAGAAGCAGACCGGCGAGGACGCCGCGGACTGGGAAGACGGCTACCCCATCCGCAACCACAACACCACGACCATCGCCCCGACCGGGACAACCTCGATGATCGGCAACACCACCGGTGGGTGTGAGCCGATCTACAACGTCGCCTACTACAAGAACGTCTCCGACGACGTGCAGGGCGACGAGATGCTCGTCGAGTTCGACGACTACTTCCTGCGGGCCCTGGAGGACAACGACATCGACGTCGAGGCCGTCAAACAGGAGGCCCAGGAGCAGATGGCCAACAACGAGTTCGACGGCGTCGACGGGCTGACGACTGTGCCCGACGCCATCGGCGAACTGTTCGTCACGACGGGCGACCTCTCGGCGAAGCAGCACGCAGGTATTCAGGTGGCCTGTCAGGAGGGCGTCGACTCCGCTATCTCGAAGACGGTCAACGCCCCGAACGACTCCACGACCGAGGACGCCGCCGAAGTGTTCGAGTACATCTACGACCACGGCGGCAAGGGCGTCACCTACTACCGCGACGGCACCCGAAGCAAGCAGGTGCTGACTACGCGCGCCCAGAACACGGAGTTCTCGGACATGGACGCCGAGGAGGTCGTCGCCCAGATAGAGGAGGTCTTCGGCGGCATCGAGGGCTTCCTCGAAGACGAGGCCGTCCAGGCCGCCCTCAACGACTCCGTCGAGGAAATCCTGAGCGTCGCCGACGGCGATACCGACGCCGAGTTCGCCAAGAAGCAGACCCGGCCGGACGTGCTCCACGGCGTGACCCAGCGCATCGACACCGGCTACGGGAAACTGTACGTCAACATCAACGAGGACCCTGAGGCCGACCGCCCCTTCGAGCTGTTCGCCAACATCGGCAACTCCGGCGGGTTCACGGCCTCCTTTACCGAGGCACTGGCCAAGACCATCTCGACCGCGCTCCGCTCGGGCGTCGACCCCGAGGAGATCGCCGACGAACTGCAGGGGATCCGGTCGCCGAAGGTCGCCTGGGACAAGGGCGAGCAGATACAGTCCATCCCGGACGCCATCGGCACGGCCCTGCGTCGCTACCTTGACGGCGATGTCGACAAGGCCTATCCCGACCAGACCACGCTTGAAGAGACCGCCGAGAAGGCCGAAGACGGGACCGCTACGCAGACCCAGACCGACGGCGGCGCGGCTGCCGCAGCCGACACGAGCGGCGACCAGCAGGACATCATCGACGCCGGCGAGAGCCCGGAGTGTCCTGACTGTGGCTCGCTGTCGCTGTACTACTCAGAGGGTTGCAAGACCTGCGAGTCCTGTGGCTGGTCCGAGTGCTAA
- a CDS encoding sulfite oxidase: MTDDLLDSPGGRLLVSALAAVAGLAGSYAVTGYAPAFIASPIERTLARSMPGIVVSTAISTLGSLGQQLNLLFAIALAGLFIALAARAAILIGQLANNRALPVVGTAVVTWAVSVVLTGEVVLAAGPAVPAAAVVGLAQLLDGFSGSVSPISSKRRRALSTVGAAVAAATVGYTAGNRRSVATTGDDAPVLNAPGADLDDVDEKLAVAAESSLGFGDIDPLVSENFYEVDINSIDPQISAADWSLSITGAVEKEITLDYGDILEMDAENRFVTLRCVGESLNGYKTDNALWTGVPVDSLLEEAGVQSGCECVMLRAEDDYYEEFPIDALRGGMLAYGMNGKILPRGHGYPVRALVPGHWGEVNVKWISEIEVLDKEADGYWEKRGWQGTGPVNPVAKLHHESMLSDGRRRIGGPAYAGLRGVQRVEVSTDGGETWADATLSEQLPAADGNGPAEDAWRQWEYTYDPPSGGHTVVVRMVDQRGEVQPEEETDSYPSGASGWVSKQYS; this comes from the coding sequence ATGACTGACGACCTTCTCGACTCGCCCGGCGGGCGGCTGCTGGTCAGCGCCCTCGCAGCCGTCGCGGGCCTGGCCGGCTCCTACGCGGTCACTGGCTACGCACCCGCGTTCATCGCCTCGCCTATCGAACGGACGCTCGCACGGTCGATGCCCGGTATCGTCGTCTCGACCGCCATCTCGACGCTTGGCAGTCTCGGCCAACAGTTGAATCTCCTGTTCGCCATCGCGCTCGCTGGGCTGTTCATCGCACTGGCGGCCAGGGCAGCTATCCTCATCGGGCAACTGGCGAACAACCGCGCCCTCCCCGTTGTCGGAACAGCTGTCGTCACCTGGGCAGTCAGCGTCGTTCTCACCGGCGAAGTCGTCCTTGCCGCTGGCCCGGCGGTCCCCGCCGCCGCCGTCGTCGGCCTTGCGCAACTCCTCGACGGATTCAGTGGCTCGGTGTCACCGATATCCTCGAAACGACGGCGGGCGCTCTCGACGGTCGGTGCGGCTGTCGCCGCGGCAACGGTCGGCTACACGGCTGGTAACCGGCGATCGGTCGCCACGACGGGCGACGACGCGCCCGTACTGAATGCGCCAGGGGCAGACCTCGACGATGTCGACGAGAAGCTTGCCGTCGCCGCGGAGTCCTCGCTTGGCTTTGGCGACATAGACCCGCTGGTCAGCGAGAACTTCTACGAGGTCGATATCAACTCCATCGACCCGCAGATCTCGGCCGCGGACTGGTCGCTCTCTATCACCGGTGCCGTCGAAAAGGAGATCACGCTCGACTACGGGGACATCCTGGAGATGGACGCCGAAAATCGGTTCGTCACGCTCCGTTGTGTGGGGGAGAGCCTCAACGGCTACAAGACGGATAACGCGCTCTGGACCGGCGTTCCCGTCGACAGCCTGCTCGAAGAAGCCGGCGTCCAGAGCGGCTGTGAGTGCGTGATGCTCCGAGCTGAAGACGACTACTACGAAGAGTTCCCCATCGACGCGCTCCGGGGCGGGATGCTCGCCTACGGTATGAACGGGAAGATACTCCCGCGCGGCCACGGCTACCCCGTCCGGGCGCTCGTTCCCGGCCACTGGGGCGAGGTCAACGTCAAGTGGATCTCGGAGATCGAAGTCCTTGACAAGGAGGCCGACGGCTACTGGGAGAAACGCGGTTGGCAGGGGACCGGACCGGTGAATCCGGTCGCCAAACTCCACCACGAATCGATGCTTTCGGACGGCCGTCGGCGGATCGGCGGCCCCGCCTACGCCGGCCTGCGCGGCGTCCAGCGCGTCGAGGTCTCCACCGACGGCGGCGAGACGTGGGCGGACGCGACGCTCTCGGAGCAACTGCCGGCGGCCGACGGCAACGGTCCCGCTGAGGACGCGTGGCGACAGTGGGAGTACACCTACGACCCGCCCTCGGGCGGCCACACCGTTGTCGTTCGGATGGTCGACCAGCGCGGCGAAGTGCAGCCCGAGGAAGAAACGGACTCCTATCCCAGCGGTGCCTCGGGCTGGGTCTCCAAACAGTACTCGTAG
- a CDS encoding DUF7526 family protein, with protein MDETIAGEVIHVVPPADHEDYDFEPEMASLAESRYVIVCRKGGTPSWLERIAAFLRRQPIEPITLVADSAAEEGTEITATVEETTITGVYDVTEFR; from the coding sequence ATGGACGAGACGATTGCCGGTGAGGTCATTCACGTCGTCCCGCCGGCCGATCACGAGGACTACGACTTCGAGCCCGAGATGGCGTCGCTCGCCGAATCGCGCTACGTTATCGTCTGCCGCAAAGGCGGGACGCCGTCGTGGCTCGAACGGATTGCAGCATTTCTCCGCCGCCAGCCCATCGAACCAATCACACTCGTCGCAGATTCGGCAGCCGAGGAAGGGACAGAAATCACCGCGACCGTCGAGGAAACGACGATTACCGGCGTGTACGACGTGACGGAGTTCCGGTAG
- a CDS encoding GTPBP1 family GTP-binding protein: MSPDRAVLRRALDRGEREGGSVEFKERLTEELHLSEGRLESLAAQLRHRVLSGDGEATYVVGVTDDGGLAGISPAEFSESMDVLSLLAEEAGAHIEDVKTWGVDGVSEDGSTATDGIVGVATVSEGSVLADDDHIVVGTAGHVDHGKSTLVGSLVTGDADDGEGGTRGFLDVQPHEVERGLSADLSYGVYGFDDDGEPIRMDNPHRKDDRARVVEESDRLISFVDTVGHEPWLRTTIRGLVGQKLDYGLLTVAADDGVTETTREHLGILLATDLPTIVAITKTDLVDQERVAEVERSVEQALREVDKTPLRVERHGVDTAINEISETVVPVITTSAVTKEGLDDLDEMFEALPKTAGEVGDFRMYVDRTYNVQGVGAVASGTIKSGEVEAGDELLLGPMQDGSFRDVEVRSIEMHYHRVDEAKAGRIVGIALKGVREADIERGMVLLPSDADPSPVREFEAEVMVLNHPTRIGDGYEPVVHLETVSEAAAFYPEGGQLLPGDAGTARVRFKFRSYLVEEGQKFVFREGSSKGVGTVTDTDPA, encoded by the coding sequence ATGAGCCCCGACCGGGCTGTCCTCCGGCGCGCGCTTGACCGCGGCGAGCGGGAGGGCGGCAGCGTCGAGTTCAAAGAACGGCTCACCGAAGAGCTCCACCTCTCCGAGGGGCGACTCGAATCCCTCGCGGCGCAACTCCGCCACCGCGTCCTCTCTGGAGACGGGGAGGCGACGTACGTCGTCGGCGTCACCGACGACGGTGGTCTCGCCGGCATCTCGCCGGCGGAGTTTTCCGAGTCCATGGACGTACTCAGCCTGCTGGCAGAGGAAGCCGGCGCACACATCGAGGACGTGAAAACGTGGGGCGTCGACGGTGTCTCCGAAGACGGGTCGACAGCCACCGACGGCATCGTGGGCGTCGCGACGGTCTCCGAGGGGTCGGTCCTCGCGGACGACGACCACATCGTCGTGGGAACGGCCGGCCACGTCGACCACGGCAAATCCACGCTCGTAGGGTCGCTGGTCACCGGCGACGCAGACGACGGCGAGGGCGGGACACGCGGCTTTCTGGACGTACAGCCACACGAGGTCGAGCGGGGGCTGTCCGCGGACCTCTCCTACGGCGTCTACGGCTTCGACGATGACGGGGAGCCGATCCGTATGGACAACCCACATCGAAAGGACGACCGCGCTCGCGTCGTCGAGGAGTCCGACAGACTGATCTCTTTCGTCGACACTGTCGGTCACGAGCCGTGGCTTCGGACGACGATACGCGGCCTCGTCGGCCAGAAGCTCGACTACGGCCTCCTGACCGTCGCGGCCGACGACGGGGTGACAGAGACGACGCGAGAACACCTCGGTATTCTCCTGGCGACGGATCTCCCGACGATTGTCGCCATCACCAAAACCGACCTCGTCGATCAAGAGCGGGTCGCCGAGGTCGAACGTTCCGTCGAGCAGGCACTTCGAGAGGTCGACAAGACGCCGCTCCGGGTGGAGCGCCACGGCGTGGACACGGCAATAAACGAGATCTCCGAGACCGTCGTGCCGGTAATTACCACCAGCGCCGTCACCAAGGAGGGGCTGGACGACCTCGACGAGATGTTCGAGGCGCTGCCCAAGACTGCCGGTGAAGTTGGCGACTTCCGGATGTACGTCGACCGGACGTACAATGTCCAGGGCGTCGGTGCGGTCGCGTCTGGCACAATCAAATCCGGCGAGGTCGAGGCCGGCGACGAACTGCTCCTCGGACCGATGCAGGACGGGAGCTTCCGGGATGTCGAGGTCCGGTCCATCGAGATGCACTACCACCGGGTCGACGAGGCCAAGGCCGGCCGCATCGTCGGCATCGCGCTGAAGGGCGTCCGCGAGGCAGACATCGAGCGCGGGATGGTCCTGCTACCGAGCGACGCGGACCCGTCGCCGGTCCGTGAGTTCGAGGCCGAGGTGATGGTGTTGAACCACCCGACCCGTATCGGCGACGGCTACGAACCCGTGGTCCACCTCGAAACGGTCAGCGAGGCCGCCGCGTTCTACCCGGAGGGTGGACAACTGCTCCCGGGTGACGCCGGCACGGCCCGCGTCAGGTTCAAGTTCCGCTCCTACCTCGTCGAGGAGGGCCAGAAGTTCGTCTTCCGCGAGGGGAGTTCGAAAGGCGTCGGGACCGTCACCGACACCGATCCGGCGTAG
- a CDS encoding HVO_2523 family zinc finger protein, which yields MDEQPGGRPCPLCERAMYHRHCKYVCPEHGVVYDCADTFY from the coding sequence ATGGACGAGCAGCCCGGCGGTCGACCCTGTCCGCTCTGTGAACGGGCAATGTACCACCGACACTGCAAGTACGTCTGTCCGGAGCACGGCGTCGTGTACGACTGCGCTGACACGTTCTACTGA
- a CDS encoding DUF7718 family protein encodes MNGSCYTESLHAPLVQRRTELDVEGGKIQSFYVQLEYNIAPEVSQEDDWVQVACFDHQPDHPRGHDITREGLHMDIRHPNERDRVTTDFPTVELADAPRFCEKYLDENYQKICMRYAEWADLQSNDWTRALLP; translated from the coding sequence ATGAATGGGAGTTGTTATACTGAATCACTACATGCTCCCCTGGTTCAGCGACGCACAGAACTAGATGTTGAGGGTGGTAAGATCCAGTCCTTCTACGTTCAGTTGGAATATAATATCGCTCCAGAAGTGTCTCAGGAGGATGATTGGGTACAGGTAGCATGCTTTGATCATCAGCCAGACCATCCGAGAGGTCACGATATAACTCGTGAGGGACTTCATATGGATATTCGACATCCCAATGAACGAGATCGTGTGACTACCGATTTCCCAACGGTTGAGCTAGCTGATGCTCCAAGATTTTGCGAGAAATACTTGGACGAAAACTACCAAAAGATCTGTATGAGGTACGCAGAGTGGGCTGACCTACAGTCTAACGACTGGACTCGGGCTCTTCTTCCTTAA